In Eucalyptus grandis isolate ANBG69807.140 chromosome 4, ASM1654582v1, whole genome shotgun sequence, the following proteins share a genomic window:
- the LOC104440649 gene encoding berberine bridge enzyme-like 15, which yields MASSFFTIFSIFLLVLFSIDSHASSPSIPIQQSFLQCMSSLNNTLSIPTSLFYTPDNSSSFNSILQSSAQNLRYLVPSMPKPEFIFTPLTEPHAQVAVACSNRLGIHLRVRSGGHDYEGASYVSEIESPFIVIDMAQLRAVDVNTQESTAWVQAGATTGELYYWIAEKSSIHGFPAGVCSSLGIGGHITGGAYGSMMRKYGLAADNVLDARIVDAQGRTLDRTAMGEDLFWAIRGAGGGSFGVILAWKLKLVPVPEKVTVFTVTKTLEQGATRILYKWQQVVDKLDEDLFIRVIIKSASGDPKGKRTVTTSYNALFLGDVDRLIQVMGKSFPELGLTRNDCTQTSWIGAVLYIAGFPNGTSTPPEVLLQGKSLFKNYFKAKSDFVRAPIPEAALLGLWNRYLLDENPYMIWTPYGGMMSRVPESQTPFPHRSGTIFKIQYVASWQDGDKDPSKHMDWVRKLYNYMTPYVSKSPREAYVNYRDLDLGMNRRRNTTFAEASSWGSKYYKGNFYRLAKIKSRFDPDNFFWHEQSIPVIPGRKKNG from the coding sequence ATGGCCTCCTCGTTCTTCaccatattttcaatttttcttctagTCCTTTTCTCAATAGACTCGCATGCATCTTCCCCTTCAATTCCGATTCAACAATCGTTTTTGCAGTGCATGTCGTCTCTTAACAACACGCTCTCCATTCCAACCTCCTTGTTCTACACCCCTGACAACTCATCTTCCTTTAATTCCATCCTTCAATCTTCAGCTCAGAACCTCAGGTACTTAGTCCCTTCCATGCCGAAGCCTGAGTTCATCTTCACGCCGCTCACCGAGCCTCACGCGCAAGTCGCCGTTGCTTGCTCGAACAGACTCGGCATCCACCTCAGGGTCCGGAGCGGGGGCCACGACTACGAGGGTGCATCCTACGTGTCAGAGATTGAGAGCCCGTTCATTGTGATTGACATGGCACAGCTCCGAGCCGTCGATGTGAACACGCAGGAGAGCACGGCATGGGTGCAGGCGGGAGCCACCACGGGAGAATTGTACTACTGGATTGCTGAGAAGAGCAGCATCCACGGCTTCCCGGCCGGCGTATGCTCGAGCCTGGGCATCGGCGGCCACATCACTGGGGGTGCGTATGGGTCAATGATGAGGAAATACGGCCTGGCAGCGGACAACGTGCTCGACGCCCGGATCGTGGACGCGCAGGGGAGAACACTTGACCGCACGGCGATGGGGGAGGACCTCTTCTGGGCCATCCGTGGGGCCGGCGGTGGGAGCTTCGGGGTCATCCTTGCTTGGAAACTCAAGCTTGTCCCAGTCCCAGAAAAGGTGACAGTTTTTACCGTTACGAAGACATTGGAACAAGGTGCAACAAGAATCCTATACAAATGGCAGCAGGTGGTTGACAAGCTTGATGAGGATCTCTTCATCAGGGTGATAATTAAATCAGCCAGTGGAGATCCAAAGGGGAAGAGGACGGTCACAACCTCATACAACGCCCTGTTCTTGGGAGATGTGGACAGGCTCATCCAGGTCATGGGCAAGAGCTTCCCTGAGCTGGGCCTGACTAGGAATGACTGTACCCAAACAAGCTGGATCGGCGCGGTCCTCTACATAGCCGGCTTCCCAAACGGGACATCGACCCCGCCGGAGGTCCTCCTGCAAGGCAAGTCCCTGTTCAAGAACTACTTCAAGGCCAAGTCAGACTTCGTGAGAGCGCCCATCCCTGAGGCTGCACTCTTGGGTCTTTGGAATAGGTACTTGCTGGACGAGAACCCGTACATGATTTGGACCCCCTACGGAGGGATGATGAGCAGAGTGCCTGAGTCACAGACCCCCTTCCCTCACAGGAGTGGCACAATCTTCAAGATTCAGTACGTGGCCTCTTGGCAAGATGGGGACAAAGACCCATCAAAGCACATGGACTGGGTCAGGAAGCTCTACAATTACATGACCCCTTATGTGTCCAAGTCCCCCAGAGAGGCTTATGTGAATTACAGGGACCTTGACCTTGGGATGAACAGGAGGAGAAACACCACCTTCGCGGAAGCGAGCTCATGGGGATCCAAGTACTACAAGGGCAATTTCTACAggttggccaaaataaaaagcAGATTTGATCCTGACAACTTTTTCTGGCATGAGCAGAGCATCCCAGTGATTcccgggaggaagaagaatggttAG